GAAAGGAAAACAAAGTTATGCCAATTGCATAGAGAAGTATTTTTCTTCGATTTTCCCACACGGGGAGCATATAAATCTTCAAGACCAAAGTAACTGCCGCTAAAGCATCGAAAAAACCAAGTAAAATATATAAAAAAGCAGATAACACAGTTACACCATCCTCCTATTTCGCCTGATGTAATTGTATATTTTACTAATAGATGTGGCAATGAAATAATCTAGTAAATTGGATTTTTTTGTATAAATATGAGGTGAATTTTCTTCCCCTGGCTTTCTTCTTCAAACTCGACACCCATTTATACTAACAAAAAAAGTCACCCCAAGTGAGCGACGTTGCTTTTGCTAATGTATTATGTTGGTTTTTTTTCGATATCAAGGTTATAATCTACTTAATTTGGGGTGGAGGGATTATAGTGGCTTTAAGTGACAATTTTAAAAAATTACGTATAAAATATCATTTGACTCAACAAGAACTTGCTGAGATCGCTGGGGTTACCAATAAAGCAATTTCAGCTTGGGAGAGCGGACTTTCTGAACCACGGATGGGTGCTATAGAAAAGATAGCTCGTCATTTCCATATCAAAAAAAGCAACATTATTGAAGACGATGGTATTGAACACATAAGCTCTGATCAAGTGTAGGTCAAAATAGACGGCAATAAAATCGAAGCAAAGGAGCACCGTTCAATTCACTTTAGGTTATATCAAACTACAAAAAAGGAACTGTGCAACAGCTCCACAGTTCCGCAAACAACTTTAGAAGAAAATAAAATTTTACCCATTATCGTCGACTTCGTCGGCTGATTTTACCTGAACCGCTACGTGTTTTGGGCTTACTATAAGATTTACGCGGCGAATCAAATATGCTGGAACCGCCGCTGTCGCTCCGGTCACGTGAAATCGAGCCTCTGCTCGGTGAACTGCTGGACCCTCTGTCGAACAAACTTCCGCTTGATCCAACGCTAGAATCCGAGTTCTTCCCTCTACGGGTAACCGAACCTTTCCGCTCCACCGTAATCGGCGGAATCGCCTTTTTCTCCTGCACTGTAGGAGCACGATATTGGCCCTGAGAAGGTCGGTATACATCTCTGCTGGAGTAGCCCCGATAGGAGCCTGAACCACGTAAGGAATCAAACAGAGCATCCAGCACAGTTGCGGTTAAGTATCCTTTTAAAAAGCTTGAACTGTAATTTTGTTCTACATACTTTTTACTGTCAATTTCAATGAGTGTATCTTCCTTCTTAGCTGGATCTTGCTGCAAATGGTACCACTCATCGCTAT
The Paenibacillus peoriae DNA segment above includes these coding regions:
- a CDS encoding helix-turn-helix transcriptional regulator is translated as MALSDNFKKLRIKYHLTQQELAEIAGVTNKAISAWESGLSEPRMGAIEKIARHFHIKKSNIIEDDGIEHISSDQV
- a CDS encoding DUF4247 domain-containing protein, which produces MSKRTWQYALKVFVALSLFVSVLSGCGAPSVKDTYPLESVSGSGNSTSYVYRAAGKTVPEVAEELKEQRTPEQMSPQSNERMFLVYSDEWYHLQQDPAKKEDTLIEIDSKKYVEQNYSSSFLKGYLTATVLDALFDSLRGSGSYRGYSSRDVYRPSQGQYRAPTVQEKKAIPPITVERKGSVTRRGKNSDSSVGSSGSLFDRGSSSSPSRGSISRDRSDSGGSSIFDSPRKSYSKPKTRSGSGKISRRSRR